One Thermofilum pendens Hrk 5 DNA segment encodes these proteins:
- a CDS encoding carboxypeptidase-like regulatory domain-containing protein, with product MSRKTLLGILAVLAILALAANTYAYPVKSAYNILQLPNGQPFANQQVIIVYFNETGNCILAYAIGTTDSTGKITLTIAQPGGVINQPTSGTYNMSVFWQAYGRTFLLYTTGSGQSGNTVLGLLNSTITLNYIWNFTFQAVTMINGQTVPLYFQDPEDATRADVAYFEVYLYGKTGAPIFTSVGDSQGKSQGWVLVPIYEVNIKPTLSPQCYHIEKQWNVALYKEVYWLLDQGQGQKLKVLVGKENVTLSYDSATDTLTATVKDLATGTTSTQTFTDAGHIGTLVDNAHTFLLQVAVKDICGNSLNNWQNPPISIELTSPSLGKLRAGKANPSGVAPEEGYSFGGSVYFWLPDLTLIYKEKMGIAAEIGGIQVFSEAFNTTTTGSITYTKPVSFTPFTLTGSNGVYTATIKVSIVPTKITIKTSGLIAVQPLQGAIVQISPLVGDPNTYTDANGNVALMPFQIVGGGTVGDGSGKPIIVRSGATNPGYLPVPYGLWSTGKVFTYTVRVLWALPGTEYYVDVTPDANTIELNLTKAIETGCTVQSFVLFAKVYVVNMKAVDLCNRPITSADDPNATLILTYTTPDGQTVQFPAGLGSNGTTFAAFVPGGSFAVKLFFKGVLLDPVSGPNPLVVSGNIGNISKATYTFPIGDLTLRITPWDVKEPLVNVSVLLEYFKAGARTYYESHVTGCDGTVTFTKVPFKVAANSKITVTITTRPDTPYIRHPKDDGLVIGKWDLTSLLNTTTPACNVGPIDVPTWVFSFTLEAVDHNGNVLKELPTSNGTAPVIVAINDTYTKNEYNVTQVCQAGPGCLCWPLINVNYQIFNSTNYLGTPWGNGISEARFKITGSQWMNSNYPHLFIAGAYYNFIVWYGGVMVYNYNFTLPAPSEPLDYSKVVTTVVLFNETTGATRTVETDKLDYTWVLANGGAVEHPIARLYGAPAWSGRYSVKLQLVTWVVNLDVYALSKIGAGLIPGLNVTLARNDTVNWKKLVGNYTAITKPTITLGAVAWSAVTGSDGKASLPVAIWQPKLKLANVKFGASITNVTVLAGKKYGTPNVPDTPTAGSLTVGNVNLGTLYGYIVGPYNVTTNAIFNDVSQSPDWYKFYGGTWNKFRGPQAWIGANWNMTLWSGAAKVVYTAAMEGFCVSVTGPDFRDNLVPLANQPVTVTVLGASGASAAFASAATGSDGTVTISPDKGAAVATPVGSLPVFTGKVAFLGVTGLKYTLSTKLNLDDALGLKNYGITTGQAFDPDTLSTTVSFNVTNNMPGGTCVALKWDAIKVTVFDWSGKPLKNMMVAAILREPRAKAIPSTAGFTAENGSVILYVPPGTQKYQLIVYWRDSYLLRVAGKIPREIAIFDTVTDYDTPRTYAPGSGTTLETFVYVGIIMLRNAQGQALSPDILSKITVEIQWPDLVVTTHKPENDGRVPIILNKDTAKSWPLDASAARSPDTPASTISQAPLGAYKVTVNLAGVGTLAVQTIKIEKGRFETSTQIFEVRLDIFDVKLTFTSPFGTPLAGATVTITKPDGTSITDSLDSSGSITVKEVPPGNLQYTVKDWKGIAIGYSGSVARAPAVGITVPKIGKLTVKVLGARGQGIEGATVAIENVGTFTTDASGIVSLELPSGTYAVTASKGGRTASATATVSDGKETVTELKLDIFLTIAGWEMSSSEFLGLILLVVLLVLVLFIIAHEYAVYRRRRLAKVIAPAETQAK from the coding sequence ATGAGTAGGAAAACCCTATTAGGAATACTGGCAGTACTCGCAATACTAGCACTAGCCGCAAACACATATGCCTACCCGGTTAAGAGCGCATACAACATACTCCAGCTTCCCAACGGACAGCCCTTCGCGAACCAGCAGGTAATAATTGTCTACTTCAACGAGACCGGGAACTGTATACTTGCCTATGCTATAGGCACGACGGACTCCACCGGGAAGATAACACTCACAATCGCGCAGCCCGGCGGAGTGATAAACCAGCCGACTAGTGGTACATACAACATGTCCGTCTTCTGGCAGGCCTACGGTAGAACATTCCTGCTTTACACCACAGGAAGTGGTCAAAGTGGAAACACAGTCCTGGGGCTTTTGAATAGCACAATTACACTGAACTACATTTGGAACTTCACATTCCAAGCTGTAACCATGATTAACGGGCAAACGGTGCCTCTCTACTTCCAGGATCCTGAGGATGCTACGAGGGCGGACGTAGCATACTTCGAGGTATACCTCTACGGTAAGACGGGCGCGCCCATATTCACCTCTGTCGGCGACAGTCAAGGAAAGTCTCAGGGCTGGGTTCTAGTTCCTATCTACGAGGTTAACATCAAGCCGACGCTTTCTCCTCAGTGCTACCACATTGAGAAGCAGTGGAACGTCGCGCTGTACAAGGAGGTGTACTGGCTACTCGACCAGGGACAAGGACAGAAGTTAAAGGTGCTCGTTGGGAAGGAGAACGTCACCCTCAGCTACGACTCTGCTACTGACACCTTAACCGCGACTGTAAAGGACCTGGCAACAGGCACCACGTCCACCCAGACGTTCACGGATGCCGGCCATATAGGCACGCTTGTTGATAACGCGCACACGTTCCTTCTCCAGGTCGCTGTCAAGGATATATGCGGTAATTCGCTGAACAACTGGCAGAACCCACCGATAAGCATAGAGCTGACCTCGCCGAGCCTAGGCAAGCTCAGGGCAGGCAAAGCCAACCCGAGCGGAGTAGCGCCAGAGGAAGGCTATTCGTTTGGCGGTAGCGTCTACTTCTGGTTGCCGGACCTCACGCTGATCTACAAGGAGAAGATGGGCATCGCCGCCGAAATAGGCGGAATCCAGGTATTCTCCGAAGCATTTAACACGACAACGACGGGTAGCATTACCTACACTAAACCCGTATCCTTCACCCCGTTCACTCTAACCGGAAGCAACGGAGTATACACTGCTACGATAAAGGTAAGCATCGTACCAACAAAGATAACGATCAAGACGAGCGGCCTCATAGCCGTTCAGCCGCTCCAGGGCGCTATCGTGCAGATAAGCCCACTTGTCGGCGACCCCAACACCTACACCGACGCTAACGGAAACGTGGCCCTAATGCCGTTCCAGATAGTTGGAGGAGGAACTGTCGGCGACGGATCCGGGAAGCCGATAATCGTACGCTCGGGAGCGACGAACCCAGGCTACCTGCCCGTACCCTACGGGCTGTGGAGCACCGGTAAAGTCTTCACGTACACTGTCCGCGTGCTCTGGGCGCTACCCGGCACCGAGTACTACGTCGACGTAACGCCGGACGCTAACACAATAGAGCTCAACCTGACGAAGGCCATTGAAACCGGATGCACGGTGCAGAGCTTCGTGCTGTTCGCTAAGGTGTACGTGGTCAACATGAAGGCCGTTGACCTCTGCAACAGGCCGATAACGAGTGCAGACGACCCCAACGCGACGCTTATACTCACGTACACAACGCCGGACGGGCAGACAGTCCAGTTCCCCGCAGGGCTCGGTAGCAACGGTACAACGTTCGCTGCTTTCGTACCTGGAGGAAGCTTCGCCGTCAAGCTGTTCTTCAAGGGAGTCCTCCTGGACCCCGTCTCCGGTCCTAACCCGCTCGTAGTAAGCGGGAACATCGGTAACATCAGTAAGGCTACCTACACGTTCCCGATAGGCGACTTAACGCTGAGGATCACGCCGTGGGACGTCAAAGAGCCGCTAGTCAACGTATCCGTGCTCCTAGAGTACTTCAAGGCAGGCGCTAGGACCTATTATGAGAGCCATGTAACAGGCTGCGACGGCACGGTCACGTTCACCAAGGTGCCCTTCAAGGTCGCCGCGAACAGCAAGATAACCGTGACTATAACCACTAGGCCCGATACCCCGTACATACGCCACCCCAAGGACGACGGCCTCGTCATCGGTAAGTGGGACCTGACGAGCCTCCTCAACACTACAACGCCCGCGTGCAACGTAGGACCTATCGACGTGCCGACCTGGGTGTTCAGCTTCACTCTTGAGGCCGTAGACCACAACGGCAACGTGCTGAAAGAGCTCCCGACCAGTAACGGCACAGCCCCCGTTATAGTCGCCATAAACGACACCTACACGAAGAACGAGTACAACGTCACCCAGGTATGCCAGGCAGGGCCCGGCTGTCTCTGCTGGCCGCTCATAAACGTCAACTACCAGATATTCAACTCGACCAACTACCTCGGCACGCCGTGGGGCAACGGCATCTCCGAGGCAAGGTTCAAGATAACCGGTAGCCAGTGGATGAACAGCAACTACCCGCACCTCTTCATAGCCGGCGCGTACTACAACTTCATAGTCTGGTACGGCGGAGTAATGGTCTACAACTACAACTTCACGCTACCGGCGCCCAGCGAGCCGCTCGACTACAGCAAGGTCGTAACGACGGTGGTACTCTTCAACGAGACGACGGGCGCGACGAGGACCGTTGAGACGGACAAGCTCGACTACACCTGGGTACTCGCGAATGGCGGCGCCGTCGAGCACCCGATAGCCAGGCTCTACGGAGCACCCGCGTGGAGCGGTAGGTACAGCGTCAAGCTCCAGCTGGTAACCTGGGTAGTCAACCTCGACGTCTACGCGCTCAGCAAGATAGGCGCGGGCCTCATACCTGGCCTCAACGTAACCCTCGCTAGGAACGACACCGTCAACTGGAAGAAGCTCGTAGGGAACTATACCGCTATAACGAAGCCCACGATAACTCTGGGCGCTGTAGCGTGGAGCGCCGTCACCGGTAGCGACGGCAAGGCATCGCTACCCGTCGCGATCTGGCAGCCCAAGCTCAAGCTCGCTAATGTGAAGTTCGGAGCCAGCATAACCAACGTCACGGTGCTGGCCGGCAAGAAGTATGGGACGCCCAACGTTCCAGACACGCCGACCGCGGGCTCGCTCACTGTAGGCAATGTCAACTTAGGCACCCTCTACGGCTACATAGTAGGACCCTACAACGTTACCACGAACGCTATATTCAACGACGTGAGCCAGAGCCCCGACTGGTACAAGTTCTACGGCGGGACCTGGAACAAGTTCCGCGGACCGCAGGCGTGGATCGGCGCCAACTGGAACATGACGCTGTGGAGCGGCGCGGCTAAGGTCGTCTACACCGCCGCCATGGAGGGCTTCTGTGTCAGCGTGACAGGCCCAGACTTCAGGGACAACCTCGTGCCGCTCGCCAACCAGCCCGTAACGGTGACCGTCCTCGGTGCCTCGGGTGCCTCCGCGGCTTTCGCCTCCGCGGCTACCGGTAGCGACGGAACGGTGACTATTAGCCCCGACAAGGGCGCCGCCGTAGCGACGCCCGTTGGTAGCCTGCCGGTGTTCACAGGCAAGGTAGCCTTCCTCGGCGTTACAGGCCTCAAGTACACTCTGTCCACGAAGCTCAACCTCGACGACGCGCTCGGCCTCAAGAACTACGGTATAACCACGGGCCAGGCGTTCGACCCAGACACGTTGTCGACGACTGTTAGCTTCAACGTTACCAACAACATGCCCGGCGGTACGTGCGTGGCGCTGAAGTGGGACGCCATAAAGGTGACGGTCTTCGACTGGAGCGGTAAGCCTCTGAAGAACATGATGGTAGCCGCCATACTCAGGGAGCCCAGGGCCAAGGCTATTCCGAGCACTGCCGGCTTCACCGCGGAGAACGGTAGCGTGATACTCTACGTGCCGCCAGGCACGCAGAAGTACCAGCTCATCGTCTACTGGCGCGACAGCTACCTGCTGAGGGTTGCCGGCAAGATTCCGAGGGAGATAGCGATATTCGACACCGTCACCGACTACGATACTCCGAGAACCTACGCGCCCGGTAGCGGCACGACGCTCGAAACCTTCGTCTACGTCGGCATAATAATGCTCAGGAACGCGCAGGGCCAGGCCCTGTCGCCCGACATACTCAGCAAGATAACGGTCGAGATACAGTGGCCAGACCTCGTAGTGACCACTCACAAGCCCGAGAACGACGGTAGAGTACCCATAATACTCAACAAGGACACCGCTAAGAGCTGGCCGCTCGACGCCAGCGCCGCGAGGAGCCCAGACACGCCTGCCTCCACGATCAGCCAGGCGCCTCTCGGAGCCTACAAGGTAACCGTTAACCTCGCCGGCGTAGGGACACTCGCCGTGCAGACCATCAAGATCGAGAAAGGCAGGTTCGAGACCAGCACGCAGATATTCGAGGTTAGGCTCGACATCTTCGACGTCAAGCTGACGTTCACCTCGCCGTTCGGCACGCCGCTCGCCGGAGCAACTGTCACCATAACCAAGCCCGACGGTACAAGCATCACCGACAGCCTCGACAGCTCTGGTAGCATAACCGTCAAGGAGGTGCCTCCGGGCAACCTCCAGTACACAGTGAAGGACTGGAAGGGCATAGCGATAGGCTACTCCGGTAGCGTTGCGCGCGCCCCAGCCGTGGGCATTACCGTGCCGAAGATCGGCAAGCTGACGGTCAAGGTGCTCGGAGCCAGGGGCCAGGGCATCGAAGGTGCCACCGTCGCCATCGAGAATGTCGGCACCTTCACGACCGACGCTAGCGGCATAGTAAGCCTCGAGCTACCCAGCGGCACCTACGCGGTAACGGCGAGCAAGGGCGGGAGGACTGCGAGCGCCACCGCCACCGTGAGTGACGGCAAGGAGACCGTCACCGAGCTGAAGCTCGACATCTTCCTCACCATCGCCGGCTGGGAGATGAGCAGCAGCGAGTTCCTCGGACTCATACTGCTCGTAGTGCTCCTCGTCCTAGTGCTCTTCATAATCGCCCACGAGTACGCTGTCTACAGGCGCCGCCGCCTCGCCAAGGTAATCGCTCCGGCAGAAACGCAGGCAAAGTAA
- a CDS encoding AAA family ATPase produces MEEVLAYLLGVGVPRVSRPARRVYEESARISTGVRSLDDLLEGGIEVGSITEFIGEFGAGKTQICHQLSVMVQLPKDKGGLNARALYVDTEGTFRPERIVQIARARGLDPEKTLENIIYARAYSLGGLEELLSKALAEVVKGDVGLVVLDEATRLVRASGLGAGERARAYAAIVSSLEAVAEAGSAVVVARQVVFGDGVRPAGGAALDGYAHLSVFLSKRGSAREARVLSSPWRGGVALFAVSEEGVVDV; encoded by the coding sequence GTGGAGGAGGTGCTTGCCTACCTGCTCGGAGTGGGGGTTCCGCGCGTCTCCAGGCCTGCGCGGCGGGTCTACGAGGAGTCGGCTAGAATCAGTACTGGTGTTCGTAGTCTTGATGATTTGCTTGAGGGTGGTATTGAGGTTGGTAGTATTACTGAGTTTATCGGGGAGTTTGGTGCTGGTAAGACTCAGATATGCCACCAGCTAAGCGTGATGGTTCAGCTGCCGAAGGATAAGGGAGGGCTCAACGCCAGGGCATTGTACGTGGACACAGAGGGGACGTTCAGGCCCGAGAGAATAGTACAGATAGCCAGGGCCAGAGGCCTAGACCCAGAAAAAACACTAGAAAACATAATATACGCGAGAGCGTACAGCCTAGGGGGCCTCGAGGAGCTTCTATCGAAGGCTCTCGCCGAGGTTGTGAAGGGCGACGTGGGGCTCGTGGTGCTGGACGAGGCTACGCGCTTGGTGAGGGCTTCGGGGCTCGGCGCGGGGGAGAGGGCCCGCGCGTACGCGGCTATTGTCTCCTCGCTCGAAGCCGTGGCGGAGGCTGGGTCGGCGGTCGTAGTTGCGAGGCAGGTGGTGTTCGGGGACGGCGTTAGGCCAGCGGGGGGCGCGGCGCTCGACGGCTACGCCCACCTCAGCGTCTTCCTCTCGAAGAGGGGGTCGGCCCGTGAGGCGCGCGTGCTGAGTAGCCCTTGGAGGGGCGGCGTCGCCCTCTTCGCGGTTTCGGAGGAGGGGGTCGTGGATGTCTAG
- the rqcH gene encoding ribosome rescue protein RqcH, producing MSRGAGSSRKVSVLDLAKMWRLLAGFEGERVSRVAQSGDVFLLRFRRGALVFSAARGVAPCVEECTLPGSWEKPRWAGEVEGRRVEAVEQVSGDRVVAFELGPRRLVLEWVREGNLLLLDGGGRILRALRQREMRDRALKPGHQYVPPPRVGDAFSDDPGYLYAKLGEYSGRAAVTAVSLVASLPAELVYEAMYRLGLDPSAKARALGEDAFRRVLSKSVEIFEEALADPDRGFRVSGEVYAFNPEHLGAGAEEVSFAREFPAYVLGLIKRDLQPEEGAGAQEAIRRAVEELSRKAELLSRHSATVDEVLAAYRGLVASRLQWSLVEARLKEAYPIVKSVDPARSRLVLELEGVEVEVDASRSALSNAASYFEKAKSAKRKLAEASAAVERSAEPAPARPAKPAAWYAQFRFFFTSNGFLVVAGRSAGQNELLVRRYMEPGDIFLHADIHGAAAVVLKTGGKQPGEADIAEAAQFAACFSSAWKGGLYAVDVFWVPAEQVSKKPPSGEYLAKGSFMVYGKKNYVRGVKLELLVGLCPGGELCVLPALANPRGGCFLKVTPGVYRKDLAARKIAEFVRRECGAKVGEDEVARLLPDGGFHLERWRPWPGST from the coding sequence ATGTCTCGTGGCGCGGGTAGTTCGAGGAAGGTCAGCGTCCTAGACCTGGCTAAGATGTGGAGGCTCCTGGCGGGCTTCGAGGGCGAGAGGGTTTCGCGGGTCGCGCAGAGCGGCGACGTCTTCCTTTTAAGGTTTAGGCGCGGCGCCCTGGTCTTCTCCGCGGCTAGGGGGGTCGCCCCGTGCGTGGAGGAGTGCACCCTCCCGGGTAGCTGGGAGAAGCCGAGGTGGGCGGGGGAGGTCGAGGGTAGGCGCGTGGAGGCAGTTGAGCAGGTGTCGGGCGACAGGGTCGTAGCCTTCGAGCTCGGCCCGCGGAGGCTGGTCTTGGAGTGGGTGCGCGAGGGCAACCTCTTGTTGCTGGACGGCGGGGGAAGGATCCTCCGTGCTCTGAGGCAGAGGGAGATGAGGGACAGGGCGCTGAAGCCGGGGCACCAGTACGTCCCCCCGCCGAGGGTAGGCGACGCCTTCTCGGACGACCCGGGCTACCTCTACGCCAAGCTGGGGGAGTATTCGGGGCGCGCGGCCGTTACTGCAGTCTCTCTCGTCGCATCGCTCCCGGCGGAGCTCGTGTACGAGGCTATGTACCGCCTAGGGCTCGACCCGTCCGCGAAGGCCCGGGCCCTCGGCGAGGACGCGTTCAGGCGGGTCCTCTCGAAGAGCGTGGAGATATTCGAGGAGGCCCTCGCGGACCCGGACAGGGGCTTCAGGGTCTCCGGGGAGGTCTACGCGTTCAATCCGGAGCACCTGGGCGCGGGCGCCGAGGAGGTGTCCTTCGCCAGGGAGTTCCCGGCGTACGTGCTCGGCCTAATCAAGCGGGACCTCCAGCCCGAGGAGGGAGCCGGGGCGCAGGAGGCCATCAGGAGGGCTGTCGAGGAGCTTTCCAGGAAGGCGGAGCTCCTGTCGAGGCACTCGGCAACCGTGGACGAGGTTCTGGCGGCGTACAGGGGGCTCGTCGCGTCGAGGCTCCAGTGGAGCCTGGTGGAGGCGCGCCTCAAGGAGGCCTACCCGATCGTCAAGTCCGTGGACCCGGCGCGGTCCAGGCTCGTCTTGGAGCTGGAGGGCGTGGAGGTAGAGGTCGACGCGTCCAGGAGCGCCCTCTCGAACGCCGCGAGCTACTTCGAGAAGGCGAAGTCGGCGAAGAGGAAGCTCGCAGAGGCCTCCGCGGCGGTTGAGCGGAGCGCCGAGCCGGCGCCGGCGAGGCCCGCCAAGCCGGCGGCGTGGTACGCGCAGTTCCGCTTCTTCTTCACCTCCAACGGCTTCCTCGTAGTCGCGGGGAGGTCTGCTGGGCAGAACGAGTTGCTCGTGCGCAGGTACATGGAGCCCGGGGACATATTCCTCCACGCCGACATCCACGGGGCGGCGGCCGTCGTGCTCAAGACCGGCGGAAAGCAGCCCGGGGAGGCAGACATAGCCGAGGCGGCCCAGTTCGCCGCGTGCTTCTCCAGTGCGTGGAAGGGCGGGCTCTACGCGGTCGACGTCTTCTGGGTCCCCGCGGAGCAGGTGTCGAAGAAGCCGCCGAGCGGCGAGTACCTGGCGAAGGGTAGCTTCATGGTCTACGGGAAGAAGAACTACGTGAGGGGGGTGAAGCTGGAGCTCCTCGTGGGGCTGTGCCCGGGCGGCGAGCTCTGCGTCCTCCCGGCGCTGGCGAACCCCCGCGGGGGGTGCTTCCTGAAGGTAACCCCGGGCGTGTACAGGAAGGACCTGGCGGCCAGGAAGATAGCGGAGTTCGTCAGGAGGGAGTGCGGCGCGAAGGTCGGCGAAGACGAGGTCGCCAGGCTCCTCCCGGACGGGGGGTTCCACCTGGAGAGGTGGCGTCCGTGGCCGGGGAGTACCTAG
- a CDS encoding Mut7-C RNAse domain-containing protein, with product MAFPGLRPVAATAKFFRTDAATPGGCTLEYREVVADGMLGKLAKWLRILGVRALYVRGAPDSDVEELLSRLEDPVFLTRDRALYARLASKGFKAVLVPEAPAEAQLAFVLPRLGVEPVLDMSRTLCPLCGSSLKRVDVREVEGLVPEGVLSAYDEFYRCTGCGQVYWRGTHFYEMKRKLEKVWWLIHGKVVC from the coding sequence GTGGCTTTTCCCGGGCTTCGCCCCGTCGCCGCTACGGCAAAGTTTTTCCGCACCGACGCCGCTACACCCGGGGGGTGTACGCTGGAGTACAGGGAGGTAGTCGCCGACGGCATGCTCGGGAAGCTCGCGAAGTGGCTCAGGATCCTCGGGGTCAGGGCTCTCTACGTGCGCGGCGCCCCGGACTCCGACGTGGAGGAGCTTCTCTCGAGGCTCGAGGACCCCGTTTTCCTCACGAGGGATAGGGCGCTCTACGCGCGGCTAGCCTCGAAGGGGTTCAAGGCTGTACTTGTCCCGGAGGCCCCGGCGGAGGCCCAGCTCGCGTTCGTCCTTCCGCGGCTTGGGGTCGAGCCAGTCCTAGACATGTCGAGGACCCTTTGCCCCCTCTGCGGTTCAAGCCTTAAGCGGGTGGACGTGCGGGAGGTCGAGGGACTGGTGCCCGAGGGCGTGCTGTCCGCCTACGACGAGTTCTACCGCTGCACGGGGTGTGGACAAGTTTATTGGCGGGGCACGCATTTCTACGAAATGAAGAGAAAGCTCGAGAAGGTGTGGTGGCTGATCCATGGGAAGGTTGTCTGCTGA
- a CDS encoding TIGR00296 family protein: MGRLSAEEGALLVRLARRAVEEYLENARVIEPPRDTPPSLREKSGVFVTIEKILVDPLARRARRELRGCIGYPEPVLPLAEATIHAAIAAATEDPRFPPMTPRELDTVVFEVSVLTKPEPVDYRSPEELPDKIKVGRDGLIVEYGAARGLLLPQVAVDEGWDPEEFLSYACLKAGLRDDAWRHGGLKVYRFQAQIFVETTPKGDVVERFLEVV, from the coding sequence ATGGGAAGGTTGTCTGCTGAGGAGGGAGCTCTCCTCGTTCGGCTCGCTAGGAGGGCTGTCGAGGAGTACCTGGAGAACGCCAGGGTGATAGAGCCTCCCAGGGACACCCCGCCGTCCCTGCGCGAGAAGAGCGGCGTGTTCGTGACGATAGAGAAGATACTCGTAGACCCCCTCGCGCGCAGGGCGAGGAGGGAGCTGAGGGGGTGCATAGGCTACCCGGAGCCAGTGCTACCCCTAGCGGAGGCGACGATCCACGCGGCTATAGCGGCCGCGACCGAGGACCCGCGCTTCCCGCCCATGACCCCCAGGGAGCTCGACACCGTGGTATTCGAGGTAAGCGTTTTAACCAAGCCGGAGCCCGTCGACTACAGGTCTCCCGAGGAGCTGCCCGACAAGATAAAGGTCGGCAGGGACGGCTTGATAGTGGAGTACGGGGCTGCCCGCGGCCTCCTGCTACCGCAGGTCGCGGTGGACGAGGGGTGGGACCCGGAGGAGTTCCTGAGCTACGCCTGCCTGAAGGCGGGGCTGAGGGACGACGCGTGGAGGCATGGCGGCTTGAAGGTCTACCGCTTCCAGGCCCAGATATTCGTGGAGACAACGCCTAAGGGGGACGTCGTGGAGCGCTTCCTCGAGGTAGTCTAG
- a CDS encoding thioredoxin family protein, with product MPREVLLFICRDEASKSLINAFNSELSELPKPERPKLKVKLFKLKDPSNFKSYLEQLEELYGGVYTREVKEYGIQSLPAVVVDGEKVLEGRYPSREEIRRILGLPPRPAPREERPAPIIAPEVKAPAVAAPPPERREPPKPTRVPEPIEIPVELEEPELEEHKPPPVPEEKPREQPPREAPRPVQQAPRLPPPPPAPKPEAVPARPPVAQPPRREPAQQVPAPPKPVATEDLRGTCFTCLFFDKERSRCKLLHMTVQDPYNPPCGRRRPR from the coding sequence TTGCCTAGGGAGGTCTTGCTCTTCATCTGCAGGGACGAGGCCTCGAAGAGCTTGATAAATGCTTTCAACAGCGAGCTCAGCGAGCTACCGAAGCCCGAGAGGCCCAAGCTCAAGGTAAAGCTCTTCAAGCTGAAAGACCCATCCAACTTCAAGAGCTACCTCGAGCAGCTAGAAGAGCTATACGGAGGAGTGTACACGCGGGAAGTAAAGGAGTACGGGATACAGAGCCTACCCGCCGTGGTCGTAGACGGCGAGAAAGTCCTGGAAGGCAGGTACCCCTCCAGGGAGGAGATAAGGAGGATACTCGGACTGCCGCCGAGGCCAGCTCCACGCGAAGAGCGACCCGCGCCCATCATTGCCCCGGAGGTCAAGGCTCCCGCAGTAGCGGCCCCTCCACCGGAGCGCCGGGAGCCCCCCAAACCCACGCGCGTACCGGAGCCGATAGAGATACCGGTAGAGCTCGAGGAGCCCGAGCTGGAGGAGCATAAGCCTCCGCCGGTACCCGAGGAGAAGCCTAGGGAGCAGCCCCCCAGGGAGGCACCAAGACCGGTGCAGCAGGCGCCCAGGCTACCCCCTCCCCCGCCGGCGCCGAAGCCGGAAGCCGTGCCAGCGAGGCCGCCGGTAGCCCAGCCGCCCAGACGCGAGCCGGCCCAACAGGTGCCTGCGCCTCCAAAGCCGGTAGCCACGGAGGACCTCAGGGGGACCTGCTTCACGTGCCTCTTCTTCGACAAGGAGCGCTCCAGGTGCAAATTGCTGCACATGACGGTGCAGGATCCCTACAACCCGCCGTGCGGGAGGAGGCGCCCGAGGTAG